The following coding sequences are from one Salvia hispanica cultivar TCC Black 2014 chromosome 3, UniMelb_Shisp_WGS_1.0, whole genome shotgun sequence window:
- the LOC125216070 gene encoding protein GRAVITROPIC IN THE LIGHT 1-like has product MGLDSDYQGMEFAASSNKPLKPSANISEIVSKFAKVCKFRSIGVFHTSESVDHGHVYPVIAGDNARLTDGECGEFCAKKISPERAVLRVELVQLFDTLLALKIAYVKLQEAHIPYDPVKVRFADEEVMFQLDTLGKIKKAYEEKKVKEANAFSAGSARFLAEVNVMEQQLEKLKSQAKNKGRKVASLRKKLQELETKNTKLAEEIEEREREMFAGLNHHSLESFVRAVGRAIHDFAKPLIALMKHSDWDLDQAAYAIQSSVVYAKRSHKKYAFEAYIARRMFRGFLQQPCFLGNIMKLDDPIVALTEDPRSSFAEFCRDKYLLVVHPRMEESFFGDLDHRNLVANGIHPCTPFYRAFVRMARCVWYLQALIGYIEPEAEIFGVKQGAEFVDVYMEVVDELKEYEVMDNERYKVEFMVMPGFMLKESLIRSQVYVSRGEFSNGWR; this is encoded by the coding sequence atggGATTGGATTCAGATTATCAGGGGATGGAGTTTGCAGCTAGTTCTAATAAACCCCTTAAACCCTCTGCAAATATATCTGAAATCGTGTCAAAATTCGCCAAAGTTTGTAAATTTAGATCCATTGGTGTATTTCATACGTCGGAGAGTGTAGACCACGGCCATGTTTATCCGGTGATTGCTGGCGACAATGCTCGTTTAACGGATGGGGAATGTGGCGAATTTTGtgccaaaaaaatatctcCGGAGCGTGCTGTGTTACGTGTGGAGCTTGTGCAGCTGTTCGACACGCTTCTGGCGTTAAAAATAGCATATGTGAAGCTCCAAGAAGCGCACATTCCATATGATCCGGTGAAAGTTAGATTTGCTGATGAAGAGGTTATGTTTCAGCTCGATACGCTTGGCAAGATCAAGAAGGCTTATGAGGAGAAGAAAGTGAAGGAAGCTAATGCCTTTTCTGCTGGTTCGGCTCGTTTTCTTGCTGAAGTTAATGTTATGGAGCAGCAGCTGGAGAAGTTGAAGTCCCAAGCCAAGAATAAGGGCAGGAAAGTTGCTAGTTTACGTAAAAAGCTTCAGGAGTTGGAAACGAAGAACACGAAGCTGGCTGAAGAGATTGAGGAGCGCGAGAGGGAAATGTTTGCGGGTTTGAATCATCATTCGTTGGAGAGTTTTGTCAGGGCAGTTGGAAGAGCAATTCATGATTTTGCAAAGCCGTTGATTGCCTTGATGAAACATTCGGATTGGGATCTAGACCAAGCTGCCTACGCAATACAATCATCGGTTGTATACGCAAAGAGGTCACACAAGAAATATGCGTTCGAAGCTTATATAGCCAGAAGGATGTTTCGTGGGTTTCTGCAACAGCCTTGCTTTTTAGGGAACATTATGAAGTTGGATGACCCTATCGTTGCGTTAACTGAAGACCCGCGATCTAGTTTTGCCGAGTTTTGCAGGGATAAATACCTGCTAGTAGTTCACCCCAGGATGGAGGAATCATTTTTCGGTGATTTGGACCATAGGAATCTCGTGGCTAATGGGATTCACCCGTGTACTCCGTTTTATCGTGCATTTGTCAGAATGGCGAGATGCGTGTGGTATTTGCAGGCACTGATTGGTTATATCGAGCCTGAAGCTGAAATCTTCGGTGTTAAGCAAGGAGCTGAGTTCGTGGATGTTTACATGGAGGTTGTGGACGAGCTCAAGGAGTACGAGGTTATGGACAACGAAAGGTACAAAGTTGAGTTCATGGTAATGCCTGGTTTTATGCTGAAGGAAAGTTTGATTAGGTCTCAAGTATATGTTTCGAGAGGGGAGTTCTCAAATGGATGGCGCTAG